In one Candidatus Binatia bacterium genomic region, the following are encoded:
- a CDS encoding PHB depolymerase family esterase, with translation MRGPLSLQTFLPDPDGSAPADPDEYRLHLPPNCAAGDPRPLILAFHGAFSSPEEMAEESSLDALADREGLIVVYPRGSGFLGLLQHWNSGHCCGPANEGDVDDVAFTHRVMAAVDRRAPVDWSRVYIVGMSNGAMMVHRVASEMSDVVAAAAAISGTVGGSPAEGEQVWRITSPSRPVPMLLMHGDADQVVPWDGGIDPIGSKGRTFLSVAESVDFWRSANGTFAEPRTDSLRRQRITRSQWQGAEPASEVVLYRVAEWPHAWPGGKYTRDLPSDDAMAGFEAVEEVWSFLSRHSHRPAHRDPGTMPDTLTPCGPVPVESFHSHDLLGVRTPPRTSQDG, from the coding sequence ATGCGTGGGCCGTTGAGCCTTCAAACCTTCCTCCCGGACCCCGACGGAAGCGCGCCCGCCGACCCCGACGAGTATCGTCTCCACCTGCCTCCAAACTGTGCCGCCGGCGACCCACGTCCACTCATCCTCGCTTTTCACGGAGCATTCAGTTCGCCCGAGGAAATGGCAGAGGAGAGCAGTCTCGACGCGTTGGCCGACCGCGAAGGACTGATTGTCGTCTACCCGCGCGGCTCGGGGTTCCTGGGGCTACTACAGCACTGGAACAGCGGCCACTGCTGTGGGCCCGCCAACGAAGGAGACGTCGACGACGTTGCATTCACTCATCGTGTGATGGCTGCGGTAGACCGGCGCGCGCCCGTCGATTGGTCGCGCGTCTACATCGTAGGAATGTCCAACGGTGCCATGATGGTGCATCGGGTCGCCTCGGAGATGTCGGATGTCGTCGCAGCCGCCGCTGCCATATCAGGCACGGTCGGTGGGAGTCCGGCAGAGGGCGAGCAAGTCTGGCGCATCACCTCCCCCTCGCGGCCCGTGCCAATGTTACTCATGCACGGGGACGCCGACCAGGTGGTCCCCTGGGACGGCGGGATCGACCCCATAGGATCGAAAGGTCGAACGTTCCTTTCGGTAGCGGAGTCCGTGGACTTCTGGCGGAGCGCCAATGGAACATTCGCCGAACCCAGAACGGACTCACTGCGGAGGCAGCGGATTACGCGTTCACAATGGCAGGGCGCCGAGCCCGCATCCGAAGTCGTGCTGTACCGTGTTGCCGAGTGGCCACACGCCTGGCCCGGCGGCAAGTACACACGAGACCTTCCGAGCGACGATGCGATGGCGGGGTTCGAAGCCGTCGAGGAAGTTTGGAGCTTCCTCTCCCGACACAGCCACCGACCAGCCCACCGCGATCCCGGCACAATGCCCGACACTCTGACGCCATGCGGCCCCGTGCCGGTCGAGAGTTTCCACTCCCACGATCTCCTGGGCGTTCGCACCCCACCACGCACCTCCCAAGATGGCTGA